From the genome of Streptomyces sp. NBC_01260, one region includes:
- a CDS encoding type IV secretory system conjugative DNA transfer family protein: MARRGEARPGGTGEGSGGIPDGLLIGLLAFLLGLTLLAWTATGLSGLLAHGAWPHGVTLAETPLAMRRLVEAPHDLPAAWPTTPAGELSGYGLFWGLFIGELMVLVVLTIFVMGVVARWRGVRSRQRAQRLEQLEQHQLDHARPRPDLGKRQEYAHEVPAPDPAQAPAARTAPREPAPAAAEHLTEPQPPPPSQPQPQATTPPGATGTIAATELLATAPPLTVPSPRAPLVVYGPAATRRPTVVQAISEADGPVLVVTSDPSVWAETKDARAKLGPVLIYDPGHLCDTPARLHWAPTAGCELPDRAAARAAALLAPVRPQARIDAATADTAETLLQCWLHAAAIDGRPFRQVHRWAQGGAAHEPVRLLRTHPKAASGLAGLLESALTAHPERREMAQELAVRAFGALSSVHIRDSCTPNRADALALESFADEGGTLYVVGEPIENPRSAPGAMPLLTALASDVVEHGRRMAARSSTGRLDPPMTLVLDDVAAVAPLPGLPELLASGKNQGLPTVALLRSPEQGRARWTKPLQTPSAP; the protein is encoded by the coding sequence ATGGCACGGCGCGGCGAGGCACGGCCCGGTGGCACCGGGGAGGGCAGCGGCGGCATCCCCGACGGACTACTGATCGGCCTGCTGGCCTTTCTGCTCGGGCTGACCCTGCTGGCCTGGACGGCCACCGGTCTGTCCGGACTCCTCGCGCACGGCGCCTGGCCGCACGGCGTCACGCTCGCCGAGACCCCGCTGGCCATGCGCCGACTGGTGGAGGCCCCGCACGACCTGCCGGCCGCCTGGCCGACCACACCCGCGGGGGAGCTCTCCGGGTACGGCCTGTTCTGGGGCCTGTTCATAGGCGAACTGATGGTGCTGGTGGTGCTGACCATCTTCGTCATGGGCGTGGTCGCGCGCTGGCGCGGCGTACGGTCCCGGCAGCGCGCCCAACGGCTGGAACAACTGGAGCAACATCAGCTGGACCACGCCCGGCCGCGGCCCGACCTGGGCAAGCGACAGGAGTACGCGCACGAGGTCCCGGCCCCCGACCCCGCACAGGCCCCGGCAGCCCGCACCGCCCCACGGGAGCCGGCCCCGGCGGCCGCGGAACACCTCACCGAACCACAGCCACCGCCACCATCACAGCCACAGCCACAGGCCACGACCCCGCCCGGCGCCACAGGCACCATCGCCGCCACCGAGCTCCTCGCGACCGCGCCGCCGCTCACCGTTCCCTCTCCCCGCGCCCCCCTCGTCGTCTACGGGCCCGCCGCCACCCGTCGGCCCACCGTCGTCCAGGCCATCAGCGAAGCCGACGGGCCCGTGCTCGTCGTCACCTCCGACCCCAGCGTCTGGGCCGAGACCAAGGACGCCCGCGCCAAGCTGGGCCCCGTCCTCATCTACGACCCGGGCCACCTCTGCGACACCCCGGCCAGGCTCCACTGGGCCCCCACCGCCGGCTGTGAGCTGCCCGACCGGGCGGCCGCCCGCGCCGCGGCCCTCCTCGCCCCGGTCCGCCCGCAGGCCCGCATCGACGCGGCGACGGCCGACACCGCCGAAACGCTCCTCCAGTGCTGGCTGCACGCCGCCGCCATCGACGGCCGCCCCTTCCGCCAGGTCCACCGCTGGGCACAGGGCGGCGCCGCGCACGAACCGGTGCGGCTGCTCCGTACCCACCCCAAGGCCGCATCCGGACTCGCCGGACTGCTGGAGTCCGCACTCACCGCACACCCCGAACGCCGCGAGATGGCACAGGAACTCGCCGTACGGGCCTTCGGCGCGCTCTCCTCGGTCCACATCCGCGACTCCTGCACCCCCAACCGAGCCGATGCGCTCGCGCTGGAATCCTTCGCGGACGAGGGGGGCACCCTCTACGTGGTGGGTGAACCCATCGAGAACCCCCGATCGGCCCCCGGAGCCATGCCCCTGCTCACGGCGCTCGCCTCAGACGTGGTCGAGCACGGCCGCCGCATGGCCGCACGATCATCCACCGGCCGGCTCGACCCACCAATGACGCTCGTCCTCGACGACGTAGCAGCCGTGGCACCCCTGCCCGGGCTGCCCGAACTGCTGGCGAGCGGCAAGAACCAGGGCCTGCCGACCGTCGCCCTGCTCCGCTCCCCCGAACAGGGCCGCGCCCGCTGGACCAAGCCACTCCAGACGCCGAGCGCGCCCTGA
- a CDS encoding response regulator transcription factor — protein MTTVLIADDQPMQRFGFRMLLESQDDMTVVGEAANGHEALQLVTRHQPDVALMDIRMPLLDGIEATRRIIRTGSRTRILIVTTFDLDRYAYDGLRAGASGFLIKDAMPQELLSGIRAVASGDAVVAPSLTRRLLDAYVQHLPTTPGGPATPDARIGALTGREREILTVIGQGWTNSEIAERLHLAESTVKTHVSRILAKTGARDRVQAVILAYDTHLVTPG, from the coding sequence GTGACGACCGTGCTCATCGCGGACGACCAGCCGATGCAACGCTTCGGATTCCGCATGCTGTTGGAGAGCCAGGACGACATGACGGTCGTCGGCGAGGCCGCCAACGGCCACGAGGCCCTCCAGCTCGTCACCCGGCATCAGCCGGACGTCGCCCTGATGGACATCCGCATGCCGCTGCTCGACGGCATCGAGGCGACCCGCCGCATCATCAGGACCGGCTCCCGCACCCGCATACTCATCGTCACGACCTTCGACCTGGACCGGTACGCGTACGACGGTCTGCGCGCCGGCGCGAGCGGCTTCCTCATCAAGGACGCGATGCCGCAGGAGCTGCTCTCCGGCATCCGGGCCGTCGCCAGCGGCGACGCGGTGGTCGCCCCCAGCCTGACCCGCCGTCTCCTGGACGCGTATGTCCAGCATCTGCCGACAACCCCCGGGGGACCCGCAACACCGGATGCACGCATCGGGGCCCTCACCGGCCGGGAACGGGAGATCCTCACCGTCATCGGACAGGGCTGGACCAACTCGGAGATCGCGGAGCGACTGCACCTCGCCGAATCGACCGTGAAGACCCATGTCTCCCGCATCCTCGCCAAAACCGGTGCCAGAGACCGCGTCCAGGCAGTGATCCTGGCGTACGACACCCACCTGGTCACCCCGGGCTGA
- a CDS encoding ABC transporter ATP-binding protein, with protein MIRAYELTKRYGDTTVVQDLDFTVRPGTVTGFLGPNGAGKSTTMRMLLGLDAPTRGRSTISGHAYATHSAPLTEVGALLEARSVHPGRTAFHHLMSLAHTHGIPRSRVEHVLDLAGLTAVAGKRVKGFSLGMGQRLGIAAALLGDPAVLILDEPVNGLDPEGVLWMRNLLRSLAAQGRTVLVSSHLMSEMALTADHLVIIGRGRLLADTTVADFIATAGGASVRVRTPQAPALHGLLQGPGIDITGPTGTEPGELEVRGADAAHIGRIAAAHAIPLYELTPRTASLEQAFMDLTQESVEYRITAPETTGAPA; from the coding sequence ATGATCAGGGCATACGAACTCACCAAACGCTACGGGGACACCACCGTCGTCCAGGACCTCGACTTCACGGTCCGCCCCGGCACCGTGACCGGCTTCCTCGGCCCGAACGGCGCCGGGAAATCAACCACCATGCGCATGCTGCTCGGCCTGGACGCCCCCACCCGGGGCCGCTCGACCATCAGCGGACACGCGTACGCCACCCACAGCGCACCGCTGACCGAGGTCGGCGCCCTGCTGGAGGCCCGCTCCGTCCACCCCGGCCGCACCGCCTTCCACCACCTGATGTCCCTCGCGCACACCCACGGCATCCCCCGCAGCCGCGTCGAACACGTCCTCGACCTGGCCGGGCTGACCGCGGTCGCCGGGAAGCGGGTCAAGGGCTTCTCGCTCGGCATGGGCCAACGGCTCGGCATCGCCGCCGCACTGCTCGGCGACCCGGCCGTCCTCATCCTCGACGAACCCGTCAACGGGCTCGACCCCGAGGGCGTCCTGTGGATGCGCAACCTGCTCAGGTCCCTCGCCGCACAAGGCCGCACGGTCCTCGTCTCCTCGCACCTGATGAGCGAGATGGCGCTCACCGCCGACCACCTCGTCATCATCGGACGCGGCCGCCTCCTCGCCGACACCACCGTCGCCGACTTCATCGCCACGGCGGGCGGCGCCTCGGTCCGGGTCCGCACCCCGCAGGCCCCGGCCCTGCACGGCCTCCTCCAGGGACCCGGCATCGACATCACCGGCCCCACCGGTACCGAACCCGGTGAACTGGAGGTCCGCGGCGCGGACGCCGCCCACATCGGCCGTATCGCCGCCGCGCACGCCATCCCGCTGTACGAACTCACCCCGCGCACCGCCTCACTGGAACAGGCCTTCATGGACCTCACCCAGGAGTCGGTCGAGTACCGGATCACCGCCCCCGAAACGACCGGAGCCCCCGCATGA
- a CDS encoding ATP-binding protein has protein sequence MRDPLSALSDAFTAFLFGKVETTRLPVRTSTGQAQAVYLPTAAPGLGDSGVIIGREVYSGKGYIYDPFQLYGQQLPAPHWLVLGESGNGKSALEKTYVLRQLRFRDRQVVVLDAQGEDGVGEWNLIAQELGLTPIRLDPTSALNGGIRLNPLDPAITTTGQLALLRTIIEVAMGHGLDERSGFALKVAHAFVNETKADRQPVLMDIVDQLRHPEPESAQAMNVDIDDVRAWGLDVALVLDRLVDGDLRGMFDGPTSADIDLDAPLIVFDLSHIDRNSIAMPILMAIVGVWLEHTWIRPDRKKRIFLVEEAWHIINSPFVAQLFQRLLKFGRRLGLSFVAVVHHLSDVVDGAAAREAAAILKMASTRTIYAQKADEARATGRVLGLPRWAVEIIPTLTPGIAVWDVNGNVQVVKHLITEAERPLVFTDRAMTESSAVDLLPEDVRAAELEAEQRAARIENQQRLNESSESTVA, from the coding sequence ATGCGAGATCCGCTGTCCGCGTTGTCGGACGCCTTTACCGCCTTCCTCTTCGGGAAGGTGGAGACGACCCGGCTGCCCGTCCGCACCTCCACCGGACAGGCCCAGGCGGTCTACCTGCCCACCGCCGCCCCCGGCCTCGGCGACTCCGGCGTGATCATCGGCCGCGAGGTGTACTCCGGCAAGGGCTACATCTACGACCCCTTCCAGCTCTACGGACAGCAGCTCCCCGCCCCGCACTGGCTGGTGCTCGGCGAGTCCGGGAACGGCAAGTCCGCGCTGGAGAAGACGTACGTGCTCCGCCAGCTCCGTTTCCGCGACCGCCAGGTCGTCGTCCTGGACGCCCAGGGCGAGGACGGCGTCGGCGAATGGAACCTCATCGCCCAGGAACTGGGCCTGACCCCCATCCGCCTCGACCCCACCTCCGCGCTCAACGGCGGCATCCGGCTCAACCCGCTCGACCCCGCGATCACCACCACCGGACAGCTCGCCCTGCTCCGCACGATCATCGAAGTCGCCATGGGCCACGGCCTCGACGAACGGTCCGGCTTCGCGCTCAAGGTCGCGCACGCCTTCGTGAACGAGACGAAGGCCGACCGCCAGCCCGTCCTGATGGACATCGTCGACCAGCTGCGCCACCCGGAACCCGAGTCCGCCCAGGCGATGAACGTGGACATAGACGACGTACGGGCCTGGGGCCTGGACGTCGCCCTCGTCCTGGACCGGCTCGTCGACGGCGACCTGCGCGGCATGTTCGACGGGCCGACGTCCGCCGACATCGATCTGGACGCCCCACTGATCGTCTTCGACCTCTCGCACATCGACCGCAACTCGATCGCCATGCCGATCCTGATGGCGATCGTCGGTGTCTGGCTGGAGCACACCTGGATCAGGCCCGACCGGAAGAAGCGCATCTTCCTGGTCGAGGAGGCCTGGCACATCATCAACTCACCATTCGTGGCCCAGCTCTTCCAGCGCCTGCTGAAGTTCGGCCGACGGCTCGGGCTGTCCTTCGTCGCCGTCGTCCACCACCTCAGCGATGTGGTCGACGGGGCCGCGGCGCGGGAAGCGGCGGCCATCCTCAAGATGGCGTCGACCCGCACGATCTACGCCCAGAAGGCCGACGAGGCCAGAGCCACCGGCCGGGTGCTCGGGCTGCCCCGATGGGCGGTCGAGATCATCCCCACGCTCACCCCGGGCATCGCCGTCTGGGACGTCAACGGCAACGTCCAGGTCGTCAAACACCTGATCACCGAGGCCGAACGCCCCCTCGTCTTCACCGACCGCGCCATGACCGAGTCCTCAGCCGTCGACCTGCTCCCGGAGGACGTACGCGCCGCCGAACTGGAGGCGGAACAGCGCGCGGCCCGGATCGAGAACCAACAGCGGCTCAACGAGTCGTCCGAGTCAACGGTGGCATGA
- a CDS encoding GNAT family N-acetyltransferase → MDYVIRPVRAGEWQLVKELRLAALRDPVAPVAFLETYEQGVERPDAFWRERAAGSSETGDGEKRQFVAVAPDGSWAGSVTVLIERPDAEVRFGAAADVHQAHVVGVFVRPEARGGGVAEELFRAGMDWAWSLGEPRIARVRLYVHEDNPRASAFYRRIGFVPTGETVPMQGDPTARELEYAVARP, encoded by the coding sequence ATGGACTACGTGATACGGCCGGTGCGTGCCGGGGAGTGGCAGCTGGTGAAGGAACTCCGGCTGGCCGCGCTGCGGGACCCGGTGGCGCCGGTGGCGTTCCTGGAGACGTACGAGCAGGGCGTGGAGCGGCCCGACGCGTTCTGGCGGGAGCGGGCGGCCGGTTCCTCGGAGACGGGCGACGGTGAGAAGCGGCAGTTCGTCGCCGTGGCGCCGGACGGGAGCTGGGCGGGTTCGGTGACCGTGCTCATCGAGCGGCCCGACGCGGAGGTGCGGTTCGGTGCGGCGGCCGACGTCCACCAGGCCCATGTGGTGGGGGTGTTCGTACGCCCCGAGGCGCGGGGCGGGGGAGTGGCCGAGGAACTGTTCCGGGCCGGCATGGACTGGGCGTGGTCGCTGGGCGAGCCGCGGATCGCGCGCGTACGGCTGTATGTGCACGAGGACAACCCGCGGGCCTCGGCGTTCTACCGCCGGATCGGGTTCGTGCCGACCGGGGAGACGGTGCCGATGCAGGGTGACCCCACGGCCCGTGAACTGGAGTATGCGGTGGCCCGGCCGTAA
- a CDS encoding ABC transporter permease subunit — MTTVAVTPHPYRITPARVLRSEWHKLRSLRSSWITLGSAAALVLAVGIVMGATYTSGGGDSDVDTVVMVLYGTTLGTLCTVVLGILVTAGEYSTGMIRASLTAVPRRLPVLWAKAAVFAATVFTAMLATSLVTFAVAQFFLDDTDQAASFTDPGVLRAVAGNAAGTTLLSLSALGLGALLRSVPGAIGAYIGGVMVLPEVLSMLPYDAVDTAVRYFPTQAAAVLGSATPLPDAASNGAALLALVLWASAALLAAAALLRRRDA, encoded by the coding sequence ATGACCACCGTGGCAGTCACCCCGCACCCCTACCGCATCACCCCGGCCCGGGTGCTGCGCTCCGAGTGGCACAAACTCCGGTCCCTGCGTTCGAGCTGGATCACCCTGGGATCGGCAGCCGCGCTGGTACTCGCCGTCGGCATCGTCATGGGCGCGACCTACACCTCCGGCGGCGGCGACTCGGACGTCGACACGGTGGTCATGGTCCTCTACGGCACCACACTCGGCACGCTCTGCACGGTCGTGCTGGGCATCCTGGTCACGGCGGGCGAGTACTCGACGGGCATGATCCGCGCCTCACTCACCGCCGTCCCCCGCCGGCTCCCGGTCCTGTGGGCGAAGGCGGCGGTCTTCGCCGCCACCGTGTTCACCGCCATGCTGGCCACCTCGCTGGTCACCTTCGCCGTCGCGCAGTTCTTCCTCGACGACACCGACCAGGCCGCCTCCTTCACCGATCCCGGCGTGCTGCGCGCCGTGGCGGGCAACGCCGCCGGGACCACGCTGCTGAGCCTGAGCGCCCTGGGCCTCGGTGCCCTGCTCCGCTCGGTCCCCGGCGCGATCGGCGCCTACATCGGGGGCGTGATGGTCCTTCCGGAGGTGCTCTCCATGCTTCCCTACGACGCGGTGGACACCGCAGTCCGCTACTTCCCCACCCAGGCCGCCGCGGTTCTGGGCTCCGCCACCCCGCTCCCCGACGCCGCCTCCAACGGCGCCGCCCTGCTCGCCCTCGTCCTCTGGGCCTCGGCCGCACTCCTCGCGGCAGCCGCGCTCCTGCGCCGCCGCGACGCATGA
- a CDS encoding sensor histidine kinase, protein MTHDGTDRAGTLRPSPLTGHIQRLLQRVRAADQRRPAVWDGLLTTFCILFAVLDVSSGGWRTVAVDPSMSPRLVLLLSAAFSAPLLLRRSHPSAVLLFMTPFALVNVWSGAVVQAAFLQEIVVFNIALRLPLRTLAGAGGIVLAPLLIGSARFPADWNQLFVPHLYAFVFVSLLGIVFRTRKEYTEALVDRANRLELERDQQAQLAAVAERTRIAREMHDIIGHNLSVITGLADGGAYAAAKSPERAAQALDAIGTTSRQALAELRRLLGVLRDPPDHADRTPQPTLDDLDTLLAGVRTAGLPVRLSRRGTPPAVPPTAGRQLTVYRVVQEALTNTLKHGGGHSALAAEVVLTYGAKELEAVITDNGTPDPAATAPDGTGQGITGMRERASLYDGTVEAGRPTGTGWRVRLRLPLEDSPS, encoded by the coding sequence GTGACGCACGACGGTACGGACCGGGCGGGGACACTGCGCCCCAGCCCGCTCACCGGGCACATCCAGCGACTGCTCCAGCGCGTCCGCGCGGCCGACCAACGCCGGCCCGCCGTCTGGGACGGACTGCTCACCACGTTCTGCATTCTGTTCGCCGTGCTCGACGTCTCCTCGGGTGGCTGGCGCACCGTCGCGGTCGACCCGAGCATGTCACCGCGGCTGGTGCTGCTGCTGAGCGCCGCGTTCTCCGCACCGCTGCTCCTGCGCCGCAGCCACCCGTCGGCCGTCCTGCTGTTCATGACCCCGTTCGCCCTGGTCAACGTCTGGTCGGGGGCGGTCGTCCAGGCCGCCTTCCTCCAGGAGATCGTGGTCTTCAACATCGCGCTCCGGCTGCCGTTGCGCACCCTGGCCGGGGCGGGCGGGATCGTGCTCGCCCCGCTCCTGATCGGCTCGGCCCGCTTCCCCGCGGACTGGAACCAGCTCTTCGTCCCCCATCTGTACGCGTTCGTGTTCGTCTCCCTGCTGGGGATCGTGTTCCGTACGCGCAAGGAGTACACGGAGGCCCTCGTCGACCGCGCCAACCGGCTGGAACTCGAACGGGACCAGCAGGCCCAGCTGGCGGCCGTCGCCGAACGGACGCGGATCGCCCGGGAGATGCACGACATCATCGGCCACAACCTCTCCGTCATCACGGGCCTCGCCGACGGCGGCGCCTACGCCGCGGCCAAGAGCCCGGAACGGGCAGCCCAGGCCCTGGACGCGATCGGCACCACCAGCCGCCAGGCCCTCGCCGAACTCCGCCGCCTGCTCGGGGTCCTGCGCGATCCCCCGGACCACGCCGACCGCACCCCGCAACCGACCCTCGACGACCTGGACACCCTGCTCGCGGGCGTACGGACGGCAGGCCTCCCGGTACGCCTGAGCCGCCGCGGTACGCCGCCGGCCGTCCCACCCACCGCTGGACGGCAGTTGACGGTCTACCGGGTGGTGCAGGAAGCCCTGACCAATACGCTGAAGCACGGCGGCGGACACTCCGCCCTGGCGGCCGAGGTCGTCCTGACCTACGGGGCGAAGGAGCTGGAGGCCGTGATCACCGACAACGGAACCCCTGATCCCGCGGCCACCGCACCCGACGGCACCGGACAGGGCATCACGGGCATGCGTGAACGCGCTTCCCTGTACGACGGCACCGTAGAAGCAGGCCGTCCCACCGGCACAGGCTGGCGGGTACGGCTCCGGCTCCCTCTGGAGGACTCCCCCTCGTGA